AGCACGGATACTTGAACTCTATTATACAACACGAGTCTGATACGAGAACGACATCTGGTTGAATCTCAAACAAAAGTAACAAAATGGGCCGGCCTTAGCCCTTAGGTCAAGTGATCATATATTATTGAGTATTTTATATTATATCTAAAAAGTTAAAAAAGAGATACACATGttttttaaggtgtttttaaGGTGAGCTTGTAGTTTAGAGTAGTACTAATATCTAAGGGAATACAAAttcttaacatgtttggtcaacaCACAAATACTCGAGTCTAGCTCCTTGTATACAACACGATTTTTGTTCATGTCAGTTAGAAACACAATCCCTTTATCCCAAAAAACATGATATGTTCAACACCCCAACAGTATAGTAATAAAGATTTCTTGATATTGATATACTCGTAACTTTTCTTAGTGTGCACTGTTTATTGGATCGGGttgtatacatacatacatatctacAAAACCAAACACTCGTGTAATTCATATACACATGAttgatggatggatggatggatggatgcgCATGCATCCATCCATTTATAAACCTGTTTTAAGAAAACAGATTTCATATACACATGATGGATGGATGGACGTGTATGCATCCATCTATTGATAAATTTGTTTTAAGAAAACAGTTTTAGATGAAAGAGGGGTTGAAAATCAACGTGTCGAAATTAAGGCTTTGGGAGGTTTGAAAACAATAGGAAAACAAGCAACAACATAAAAAGAAACCTTatgtttaaaccttttcaaaaccaCAACCCTTCCATCTCCCCATTCAACTATTGTCACCATGATCTTCTTTATTGCTTCTTTCTTCATCtttatcttcatcttcttcttctctttcttTTCATCACCATGACCAAATTCACATGCATCTACAAAGTTCAAACAATAGCCAAGCCAGAAAACCATTAACGGGACGTATAAAATCAACAACAAGTGTCTAGAAATAATAGAACTTGAAGGAGACAAACGCACCTCTTAGCCCGTTACCAACGTTGTCATGATCATAGCCAGCGGTTGcagttgtttgttgatgatcTTCATCGTTATCGAAATAAAGAGGATAACTTCTCAAGAACACCCTTCTGTTGGTGTAAT
This genomic stretch from Helianthus annuus cultivar XRQ/B chromosome 8, HanXRQr2.0-SUNRISE, whole genome shotgun sequence harbors:
- the LOC110870712 gene encoding uncharacterized protein LOC110870712; this encodes MEEGDGLRTRSFRNEDYTNRRVFLRSYPLYFDNDEDHQQTTATAGYDHDNVGNGLRDACEFGHGDEKKEKKKMKIKMKKEAIKKIMVTIVEWGDGRVVVLKRFKHKVSFYVVACFPIVFKPPKALISTR